The Sesamum indicum cultivar Zhongzhi No. 13 linkage group LG9, S_indicum_v1.0, whole genome shotgun sequence genome segment CACATTATTGTAACATTATGACTGTTATCAGAAAATTTCTGTTCCTTGTGATTCAATGAAGCCCTTaatacttgcattttttcttctaatcAGATACATAACTATAGAAGAACTAGAGCAGGCTCTAAGAGAATTTGGCATGGGCGACGGGAAGGACATAAAGGAGATTGTCAGTGAAGTTGATACTGATAACGTAAGCAAAGATATCCAACACACAAATATCCATTTCCATAAGCTTTCATCATTCTTATATAGAATTCACAACCTTAACATCCCTCATTTATGTATCTTCAACAAAATATACTGTTACACATGTTTACTTAGCAAgtaaattcttgaaatatgtGCAGGATGGCCGGATCAACTACGACGAATTTGCAGCAATGATGAAGAAAGGAAACCCCGAAATAGTAGCAAAcaccaagaaaagaagaagtgGTGTCTTCGTTTAATAGTTTCCAAAAGGCCAACATAAGGAGAAGATGAACTTTGTTCTTTATGTACTATATAGGACCTCAATTTCTTCATTGAGGCAACGCCAAATGTTCTGCAGATCCCAGAGATATTAATGTGATAGGCTTTAAGCATAAATCCTGTAGCtttatctataaaaaaaaaaagaaaacgatCTTGCATTTTAACTAATGTTTCTCAAGTGCTAAAATTTGAAGAGAAAATGTCTGGGGCTTCTTCTAGTTGCTTCTAATGAGCATGTGATTTGAAGGGTTATTAGATTGGTCATATTAGTTCCCATTTGTAATCAATGAAGTCAACAGTCTTTAacttccaaaaataatttagagatAGATACAGCTGCATTTGATGTTTTGTACCGAACCCCATATGGCAGAAGTagcaatattttcttttctgtttttgacAATGTCTTATCAACATTATGCGTTGTTCGTCGGGCAAATTATATGCAATTTTCCTTATTGTCTACTTTTCAGCTTCACACCAATACGTGtcagctatatatatataattatatacatttatgtTACGTTTTTTGGGTTAAACCATGTTGGCCATAATGTGTATAAAGTGCTCTTCAACTAGGGTTGCCTGCATATCAAGATAGTTTTTGGGCAACTTTAAGCTCGAATCTTGACCCAGTAAGAGGAAAAAGCACACAACTTCTGCAGCCCTATATACCTAAAGGAATTCTTTTTACATGAGTAGTCGCAAGAAGCCAGGATTGTTCTACAGccaaactgaaaaacataATGAGCCTAGAAGCTGAAATTTGGCTGATCAGCTGCCAAATCGCAGTTATTTGAGAGTTAAAAACAGCAAAGTCTGAATTGAGGCTCATTGTCTTCGgtttaataatatcatataattatgaagACAATATACATAAATGGAGCGAACACATGGAACATCTAAGCATATTACAGCAATTAGATTCAAACTGAGCTAACAATCATTCAACACGAGACATTCTCTGCGACTCAGAATTCTGTTTAAAAATAAGGCAATTCATAgttacattaaataaatcttaactagaagaagaaaaaataggaAGAGCAAAAACCCAGCTCGCATTAGTTCCTCAAATTACCATCAATCCAACAATTCACATCTTTACACCACCACAACATCTATTCAAATAGAACTTCTTTTTCAAGAGCAACagcaattattttcaataatcttGTAGTTTTACAGACTCAAAGTTCACTACTTATCTCTGGAAGCAGGAGTACCGATCCCGTACTTCTCCTGAAGCTTCTGTATCTCgtcttccttcttcttctgatCAAATTTTTTGCTCATCTTCGCCTGCTGGTAGTACAAAACAATCAAATACCGGTTCGCCACGTTGAACCCCGACAGGTGGTCGACGGCAGTCTTGGCGTCGTAGATATCCTCGTACACCACGAAGGCGGTGCCGCGAGTATCCTTGTTCGTCCCGATGCGGATCTGCCTTATGGCGCCGTACTTCCCGAATATGTCGTACATTTCCTCACTCGTTATATTGAACGGTAAATTGCGCACGTAGAGAACGCGGTTCACCTCCGGCGGAAGGCGAGTATTGCCTTTGCGGAGACTGATTGCGGCCATTGCCGGGGAATTTTGCTAGGTTTTGTCTAGGACTTAAAAGTTTATGTTCGGCTATTTGGGGATTTGATTATATTGCCGGTACATGGCGGTTGAAAGTAGCGACATAAGAAACGTGCTAGCTGGGGAAACCCGTTTccttattgatttttatttattattatttttcttttgagagTTTCATTTcgggataattacattgctTCCCCCAGAAGTTCGGACTAAAtagatctaatttttttatagtttaaaaaattatatttaatatttctaaaatttacttcaatttaacaaataaatttatctgtcaatcaaaattcactaaatttatttatattaacaaaaaaa includes the following:
- the LOC105170932 gene encoding splicing factor 3B subunit 6-like protein; amino-acid sequence: MAAISLRKGNTRLPPEVNRVLYVRNLPFNITSEEMYDIFGKYGAIRQIRIGTNKDTRGTAFVVYEDIYDAKTAVDHLSGFNVANRYLIVLYYQQAKMSKKFDQKKKEDEIQKLQEKYGIGTPASRDK